A single region of the Mannheimia bovis genome encodes:
- a CDS encoding acetolactate synthase 3 large subunit, whose product MKKLSGAEMVVQSLKDEGVEYVFGYPGGSVLDIYDAIHTLGLNHVLVRHEQAAVHMADGYARSTGKVGCVLVTSGPGATNTITGILTAYTDSIPMVILSGQVPSNLIGSDAFQECDMIGISRPVVKHSFLVKNTEDIPHIIKKAFYIASTGRPGPVVIDIPKDMVNPLNKYPYEYPKSVSMRSYNPTVQGHKGQIKKALKALLVAKKPILYIGGGVINAECSAEVTEFAQKLNLPVTTSLMGLGAYPASDRQFLGMLGMHGTYEANNAMHESDLILGIGVRFDDRTTNNLAKYCPNAKVIHVDIDPASISKTVPAYIPIVGSAKNVVDEFLSLLDDENLAKSQTDLTAWWQQIDEWKARNCLAFEESSEVIKPQQVIKMIHKLTNGEAYVASDVGQHQMFAALHYGFDKPRRWINSGGAGTMGFGLPAAMGVKFAHPEATVICVTGDGSIQMNIQELSTAKQYDTPVVIISLNNRFLGMVKQWQDIIYSGRHSQVYMNSLPNFAKLAEAYGHVGIQIDHPSELEEKLTQAFSIKDKLVFVDILIDETEHVYPMQIRGGAMNEMMLSKTERTNA is encoded by the coding sequence ATGAAAAAACTTTCTGGTGCAGAAATGGTGGTACAGTCCCTTAAAGATGAAGGCGTTGAATACGTTTTCGGTTATCCGGGTGGCTCTGTACTTGATATTTATGATGCCATTCATACACTTGGCTTAAACCACGTTTTAGTTCGTCACGAGCAAGCTGCTGTACATATGGCAGACGGCTATGCTCGTTCTACAGGTAAAGTGGGTTGCGTACTGGTTACTTCCGGACCGGGAGCAACCAATACCATTACAGGTATTTTAACCGCTTATACTGATTCTATCCCAATGGTAATCCTATCAGGGCAAGTTCCATCTAACCTTATTGGGAGCGATGCTTTCCAAGAGTGCGATATGATTGGTATCTCTCGCCCTGTAGTAAAGCATAGCTTCTTGGTAAAAAATACGGAAGATATTCCTCATATCATCAAAAAAGCATTCTATATTGCTTCAACCGGTCGTCCCGGTCCTGTTGTGATTGATATTCCGAAAGATATGGTAAACCCATTAAATAAATATCCGTATGAGTATCCGAAATCAGTATCAATGCGTTCATACAATCCAACAGTACAAGGTCATAAAGGGCAAATCAAAAAAGCATTGAAAGCCTTATTGGTTGCGAAAAAGCCTATTCTCTACATTGGTGGTGGTGTAATTAATGCAGAATGCTCTGCAGAAGTTACAGAGTTTGCTCAAAAACTAAATCTTCCGGTTACAACCTCATTAATGGGGTTAGGTGCTTACCCTGCTTCTGATAGACAATTCTTAGGAATGCTCGGTATGCACGGTACTTATGAAGCAAACAATGCAATGCACGAAAGTGATTTAATTTTAGGTATTGGTGTGCGTTTTGATGATCGTACAACAAATAATTTAGCCAAATACTGCCCTAATGCGAAAGTAATTCACGTTGATATTGACCCAGCCTCTATTTCAAAAACCGTACCGGCTTATATTCCGATTGTAGGCAGTGCAAAAAATGTAGTTGATGAATTTTTATCATTATTAGATGATGAAAATCTTGCAAAAAGTCAGACAGATTTGACCGCTTGGTGGCAACAAATTGATGAATGGAAAGCTCGTAACTGCCTAGCTTTTGAAGAAAGCTCAGAGGTAATTAAACCACAACAAGTCATTAAAATGATCCACAAACTTACTAATGGTGAAGCCTATGTTGCATCAGATGTCGGTCAGCACCAAATGTTTGCTGCACTTCATTATGGCTTTGATAAACCACGCCGTTGGATTAACTCAGGTGGTGCAGGTACAATGGGCTTTGGCTTACCGGCTGCAATGGGCGTTAAATTTGCTCACCCGGAGGCAACGGTTATTTGTGTAACGGGCGATGGTAGTATTCAGATGAATATTCAAGAGCTTTCAACTGCTAAACAGTACGACACCCCTGTTGTTATTATCAGCTTAAACAACCGTTTCTTAGGTATGGTAAAACAGTGGCAAGATATTATCTATTCAGGTCGTCATTCACAGGTGTATATGAATTCTCTACCAAATTTCGCTAAATTAGCGGAAGCTTATGGACACGTTGGTATTCAAATTGATCACCCGTCTGAATTGGAAGAAAAATTAACTCAAGCCTTTAGCATTAAAGATAAATTGGTCTTTGTAGATATTTTGATTGATGAAACAGAACACGTTTATCCAATGCAAATTCGTGGCGGTGCAATGAATGAAATGATGTTAAGTAAAACGGAGAGAACAAATGCGTAG
- the ilvN gene encoding acetolactate synthase small subunit, with translation MRRTLAVLLENESGALSRVVALFSQRGFNIESLTVAPTDDSSLSRMTIVAQGEEKVLEQIEKQLHKLVDVFKVSNLSAYEHVEREVLLVKVRATGSSRDELKRMVDIYRGQIVDLTPKLYTIQLSGSSEKLNAFIEAVKEETSIVEIVRSGVISLSRGDKNAL, from the coding sequence ATGCGTAGAACATTAGCAGTATTATTAGAGAATGAATCAGGTGCGTTATCTCGTGTGGTTGCCCTGTTCTCACAACGTGGCTTTAACATTGAAAGTTTAACTGTTGCTCCAACCGATGACTCAAGCCTTTCACGAATGACGATTGTGGCACAAGGCGAAGAAAAAGTACTAGAGCAAATCGAAAAACAATTACACAAATTAGTTGATGTATTTAAAGTAAGTAATTTAAGTGCTTATGAACACGTTGAGCGTGAAGTGTTATTAGTGAAAGTGCGTGCAACAGGTTCATCTCGTGATGAATTAAAACGTATGGTGGATATTTATCGTGGACAAATCGTGGATTTAACCCCGAAACTCTACACCATTCAGCTCTCAGGTTCGAGTGAAAAACTTAATGCATTTATTGAGGCTGTGAAAGAAGAAACTTCAATCGTTGAAATTGTTCGTTCCGGGGTGATTAGCCTATCTCGTGGCGATAAAAACGCCCTGTAA
- the argA gene encoding amino-acid N-acetyltransferase yields MHNTELALAQWFRQSTPYVNMHRGKTFVIMLDGDVVESPNFINIINDISLLHSLNIKLVIVFGARPQINQLLTQNNIEPEYYNNIRITNPQSLEYVKQAVGKVHYDLFARLSLRLPHSEVINVVSGNMILAQPIGVVDGVDYALSGKIRRINVESIKQQLAQNSIVLLGPIAPSVTGEMFNLPFEDIATQVAIKLRADKLIGFCEEQGILDEAGNVISDILPQDAQKVLNNLIEQGQYHTAKARFLQAAISVCREGVKRSHLLSYKEDGSLLQELFSRDGIGTQFSMESSENIRIATARDIPGLLDLIRPLEQQGILVKRSREQLEMEIANYTIIERDGVVIACAALNVYPEEKMAEMACVAVHPDYRDSSRGDILLENIRKRAEQLGMEKLFVLTTRTTQWFQERGFRLADAQDLPRYKRENYNYQRRSKVLILPL; encoded by the coding sequence ATGCACAACACAGAATTAGCTTTAGCCCAGTGGTTTAGACAATCTACGCCCTATGTTAATATGCACAGAGGGAAAACCTTTGTGATTATGCTTGATGGCGATGTTGTCGAAAGCCCAAATTTTATCAATATTATCAATGATATTAGTTTATTGCATAGCTTGAATATCAAATTAGTGATTGTGTTTGGGGCTAGACCGCAAATTAATCAGCTCTTAACCCAAAATAATATCGAGCCTGAGTATTACAACAATATCCGAATCACAAATCCGCAATCGCTAGAGTATGTTAAACAAGCGGTAGGGAAAGTGCATTACGACTTATTTGCCCGCCTTTCGTTGCGTTTACCACATTCCGAAGTGATTAATGTAGTGAGCGGTAATATGATCTTGGCTCAGCCAATTGGAGTAGTTGATGGGGTAGATTATGCCTTAAGTGGCAAAATTCGCCGCATTAATGTGGAGAGCATCAAACAGCAGCTTGCACAAAATTCAATCGTATTACTTGGACCTATAGCCCCTTCTGTAACAGGAGAGATGTTTAATTTACCGTTTGAAGATATTGCCACTCAAGTTGCAATTAAACTTCGTGCCGATAAATTAATCGGTTTTTGTGAAGAGCAGGGTATTTTAGATGAAGCAGGCAATGTCATTTCGGATATTTTGCCACAAGATGCACAAAAGGTGCTGAACAATTTAATCGAGCAAGGGCAGTATCATACAGCAAAAGCCCGTTTTTTACAGGCAGCGATCAGCGTTTGTCGAGAGGGGGTAAAACGTTCCCATTTACTGAGCTATAAAGAAGATGGCTCACTACTGCAAGAGTTATTCTCTCGTGATGGTATCGGTACACAGTTCTCAATGGAAAGCTCGGAAAATATTCGCATTGCTACTGCAAGAGATATTCCGGGATTACTGGATTTAATTCGTCCTCTTGAACAACAGGGCATTCTGGTTAAACGCTCTCGTGAACAGCTAGAAATGGAAATTGCTAACTATACCATTATTGAGCGTGATGGCGTAGTGATTGCGTGTGCGGCATTGAATGTCTATCCGGAAGAAAAAATGGCAGAAATGGCTTGCGTGGCAGTTCACCCGGATTATCGAGATTCCTCAAGAGGCGATATTTTATTGGAGAATATCCGCAAAAGAGCAGAGCAGTTAGGAATGGAAAAACTCTTTGTGCTAACCACCCGAACTACTCAATGGTTTCAAGAACGTGGTTTTAGATTAGCAGATGCTCAAGATTTACCTCGGTATAAGCGAGAAAATTATAACTATCAACGCAGATCAAAAGTGTTGATATTGCCACTCTAA
- a CDS encoding YegP family protein: MYFEIYQDAKGEYRWRLKAGNHEVVATGEAYKTKQSCQKGIEAVKKVTAETEVKDLTKAEA, encoded by the coding sequence ATGTATTTTGAAATTTATCAAGATGCTAAAGGCGAATACCGCTGGCGTTTAAAAGCAGGTAACCACGAAGTAGTTGCAACAGGCGAAGCGTATAAAACCAAACAAAGTTGCCAAAAAGGTATCGAAGCAGTTAAAAAAGTAACCGCAGAAACAGAAGTTAAAGATTTAACTAAAGCTGAAGCATAA